A single region of the Acetivibrio cellulolyticus CD2 genome encodes:
- a CDS encoding type I polyketide synthase, translated as MSNYQDSNYEGAIAIIGMNGRFPGAKDMEEFWDNLYNGVESVKFFSREELLKMGIDEHLLDNPRFVAADAILDDMDKFDASFFDYSAREAEIMDPQHRLFLESAWEVLESAGYNSELYDGRIAVYAGANLSGYMIRNLYSNPELVENLGSFKIMIANSQDFLATRVSYKMNLTGPSVNVNTLCSSSMVALQLACQNLQNYGCDVALAGGVSFQISRNEVFFYQEGGIGSADGHCRAFDSKANGTVSGSGLAVLVLKRLEDAIEDGDHIHAVIRGIGVNNDGSEKNSFTAPNVEGQAECIAEAIEMSGVDPETISYIDAHGTGTDLGDPIEISALTKAFRAHTKKKQFCAIGSVKTNIGHLVTAGGLASLVKTVLAMKHRVIPPSLNFEEANPKIDFLNSPFYVNTKLSRWETDGYPLRAGISSFGIGGTNTHVIIEEPPKAKASEESARPWQLITFSAKTAAALKKMTEDLAQHIRKNPDVNLADIAFTLKVGRRNFNHRRMVVCKDTKDLLSKLESLNGEQVFSRFQKPREQPVVFMFPGEESQYVNMGRELYETEPAFSNAVDRCAKILEPLMGLDIRKVLYPDDQKMEYAVSKMKEEAIARTAVFVVEYAMANLWIEWEIEPACMIGKGSGEYAAACIAGVFSLEDALLLVSASEEELQQKLSNISLNSVKIPFISCITGSWIKDHEASDRNYWIRQRRANLFEAGLKEVQKDPDQILIEMGPGCELYKMAVGNAMTIDAGEQDTKRTILCTLPDVEDKEQDGYLLLNSLGHYWLAGNRVNWNKLYKYEARHRIPLPTYPFERQRYWIEPGKRNAVDNQPKVLISGSQEITDSITSSKFEEGVITITLKQSIGSGEPDSNGEVKQQLENILKFKDDLEKFCEGNEHIKGKVEISPLGLKSLQTDGQSGVGGSEQLKKRPRPDLQSAYVAPRNEVEKTIVECWQNVLGFDMIGIHDDFFELGGHSLIAAAVASELGKVLDVQIPLRKLMETTTAEGVANLIETYRWVSQGTDDAKVNEEEIEECTV; from the coding sequence TTGAGTAATTATCAAGACAGCAATTATGAGGGAGCAATAGCTATAATAGGTATGAATGGCCGCTTCCCTGGAGCAAAAGATATGGAAGAGTTTTGGGATAATCTTTATAACGGTGTGGAATCGGTTAAATTTTTCAGCCGTGAAGAGCTTTTGAAGATGGGGATAGATGAACATCTGCTTGACAATCCAAGGTTCGTGGCCGCTGATGCCATATTGGACGATATGGACAAGTTTGACGCATCATTTTTTGATTATTCTGCCAGAGAAGCAGAGATTATGGATCCTCAGCATCGATTGTTTCTTGAAAGTGCATGGGAAGTATTAGAGAGTGCTGGATATAATTCTGAGTTATATGACGGAAGAATTGCTGTATATGCGGGAGCAAACTTAAGCGGATATATGATCCGAAACCTTTATTCCAATCCGGAATTGGTAGAGAATCTGGGCTCATTCAAAATAATGATAGCCAATTCACAGGACTTCCTGGCGACACGTGTATCCTACAAGATGAATCTGACAGGTCCAAGCGTTAATGTAAATACCCTCTGTTCATCATCAATGGTTGCATTACAGCTTGCATGCCAAAACCTTCAGAACTATGGATGTGATGTAGCCCTGGCTGGCGGTGTGAGCTTTCAGATTTCCAGAAATGAGGTTTTCTTTTACCAGGAGGGCGGGATAGGCTCTGCTGACGGGCATTGTAGAGCTTTTGACTCCAAAGCAAACGGAACAGTAAGCGGAAGCGGTCTTGCAGTGTTAGTGCTAAAAAGGCTTGAAGACGCTATAGAAGATGGAGATCACATTCATGCAGTCATAAGAGGTATAGGTGTTAACAACGATGGTTCGGAAAAAAACAGCTTTACAGCTCCAAATGTGGAGGGGCAGGCTGAATGTATTGCTGAGGCCATTGAGATGTCAGGAGTTGACCCGGAGACAATAAGTTATATTGATGCTCACGGTACAGGAACAGATCTTGGAGATCCTATTGAAATCTCCGCACTGACAAAGGCTTTCCGTGCGCATACGAAGAAAAAGCAGTTTTGCGCAATAGGTTCGGTAAAAACAAATATAGGCCATCTGGTAACCGCCGGAGGCCTTGCAAGCCTTGTAAAAACCGTGCTGGCTATGAAGCATAGAGTAATACCTCCTAGCTTGAACTTTGAAGAAGCAAATCCGAAGATTGATTTTTTAAACAGTCCTTTCTATGTTAATACGAAGCTTTCCAGATGGGAAACCGATGGATACCCACTAAGAGCAGGTATCAGTTCCTTTGGTATAGGAGGCACTAACACCCATGTAATTATTGAGGAGCCACCTAAAGCTAAAGCATCTGAGGAATCTGCAAGACCATGGCAGTTGATAACATTTTCTGCAAAAACGGCTGCTGCCCTTAAAAAGATGACTGAGGATCTTGCTCAGCACATAAGAAAAAACCCGGATGTAAACCTTGCTGATATAGCATTTACCTTAAAGGTAGGACGCCGCAATTTTAACCATCGAAGAATGGTGGTTTGTAAGGATACAAAAGACCTGCTCTCAAAACTTGAATCACTAAACGGGGAACAGGTATTTTCACGTTTCCAGAAACCGAGAGAACAACCTGTTGTATTCATGTTCCCGGGAGAGGAAAGTCAATACGTAAACATGGGACGTGAACTCTATGAGACTGAACCTGCTTTCAGTAATGCTGTAGACCGATGTGCAAAGATTCTCGAGCCGTTGATGGGTTTAGATATACGCAAGGTGCTTTACCCTGATGATCAGAAAATGGAGTACGCAGTTTCTAAAATGAAAGAAGAAGCTATAGCACGTACAGCAGTGTTTGTAGTTGAATATGCCATGGCAAATCTCTGGATTGAATGGGAAATCGAACCTGCATGCATGATAGGAAAAGGTTCAGGTGAATATGCAGCGGCCTGCATTGCAGGAGTGTTTTCACTTGAAGATGCACTTTTACTTGTATCTGCCAGTGAGGAAGAATTACAACAGAAATTAAGCAATATTTCTTTAAATTCAGTAAAAATCCCGTTCATTTCCTGTATTACAGGTTCATGGATTAAGGATCATGAGGCGTCGGACAGAAACTACTGGATACGCCAGAGAAGAGCGAATTTATTTGAAGCGGGATTAAAGGAAGTACAGAAAGATCCTGACCAAATACTGATTGAAATGGGACCCGGATGCGAGTTGTATAAAATGGCTGTGGGCAATGCAATGACGATAGATGCGGGAGAACAGGATACGAAGCGGACAATACTTTGTACGTTGCCAGATGTGGAGGACAAAGAGCAGGATGGATATTTATTACTAAACAGCCTCGGACACTACTGGCTTGCAGGGAATAGGGTGAACTGGAACAAGCTCTATAAATATGAGGCACGCCACCGTATCCCGCTTCCAACTTATCCGTTTGAAAGACAAAGATATTGGATTGAACCCGGGAAACGCAATGCTGTTGACAATCAACCAAAGGTATTGATATCGGGAAGTCAGGAAATCACAGATTCTATTACAAGCTCCAAATTTGAGGAGGGGGTTATTACCATAACTTTGAAACAAAGCATTGGAAGCGGTGAGCCGGACTCAAATGGGGAGGTTAAGCAGCAGCTTGAAAATATTCTTAAGTTTAAAGATGACCTGGAAAAATTCTGTGAAGGCAATGAACATATCAAGGGAAAAGTTGAAATATCTCCTTTAGGATTAAAATCGCTTCAAACGGATGGACAATCAGGCGTAGGGGGTTCAGAGCAGCTTAAGAAAAGGCCAAGGCCAGACCTGCAATCAGCTTATGTAGCACCGCGCAATGAAGTAGAGAAAACAATAGTTGAATGCTGGCAAAATGTTCTGGGTTTTGACATGATAGGTATTCACGATGATTTCTTTGAGCTTGGGGGACACTCCTTGATTGCAGCTGCTGTAGCGAGTGAACTTGGTAAGGTGCTTGACGTTCAGATACCTCTTCGTAAATTAATGGAGACAACCACAGCCGAGGGGGTTGCAAATTTGATAGAAACATATCGCTGG